In Deltaproteobacteria bacterium, a single window of DNA contains:
- a CDS encoding potassium transporter Kup has product MEQEESKNEEAHSKIDRRMARLSLAALGVVFGDIATSPIYAIRECFHGEYGISVSNANVLGILSLMFWALVMIVGFKYMVFVFRANNQGEGGIIALTALIHGQRAASRSRHPLGAVALGLFAACLLYGDGMITPAISVLSAVEGIGIITSVFDPYVIPLTIVILCGLFLIQRHGTARVGGLFGPVILIWLCFLALTGVFQIGKAPQVLLAIFPWHAVRFLVFNKLHGFVVLGAVFLVVTGTEALYADMGHFGTRPIRLTWFVLVFPALVLNYFGQGALLLGHPEVAAHPFYAMIPSWAMIPTVLLATLATIIASQAVISGAFSLTRQAIQLGYLPRLNIRHTSATQIGQIYVAPVNWMLMISTVALVTGFQSSSKLAAAYGVAVTSTMLITTTLFFIVAYRQWKWPLVWTVPLTALFFIVDVPFFVANLSKILHGAWFPLVIGAAFFTLMLTWSKGRRILARKLREIMPPIHQFIVDLASLPPKKIVGDAVFLAGSPSATPVALAKNVKHNKVVHSRTILLHFRVENVPRVPSFEKIQTEKLSVGFHRIVARYGFMEDPNLDSVLSLAREQGLDLNLETTSFYIGREKLIIADTSAMAHWRASLFIFMSRNAADATSFFSIPEDHVIEVGAQLEI; this is encoded by the coding sequence ATGGAACAAGAAGAATCTAAAAATGAAGAAGCTCACTCCAAAATCGACCGCCGAATGGCCCGACTGTCATTAGCTGCGTTGGGCGTGGTCTTCGGAGATATCGCCACCAGCCCGATATATGCCATCAGAGAGTGTTTTCATGGTGAATACGGTATATCCGTGAGCAATGCGAATGTTCTTGGAATCCTCTCTTTGATGTTCTGGGCCCTCGTCATGATCGTGGGTTTCAAGTACATGGTATTTGTTTTTCGTGCGAACAACCAAGGTGAAGGCGGTATCATCGCTCTGACTGCCCTGATCCACGGACAAAGAGCAGCTTCTCGAAGTCGGCATCCTTTGGGTGCAGTGGCTTTGGGACTTTTTGCCGCCTGCCTGCTGTACGGGGATGGAATGATCACTCCGGCTATCTCCGTATTAAGCGCCGTTGAAGGCATCGGAATTATTACTTCTGTGTTTGACCCCTATGTGATCCCGTTGACAATTGTCATTCTCTGCGGCCTGTTTCTGATCCAACGCCACGGGACTGCGCGGGTAGGCGGTCTTTTCGGTCCAGTAATTCTGATTTGGCTGTGCTTTCTGGCCCTGACCGGGGTGTTTCAGATCGGGAAAGCACCACAAGTATTATTGGCTATTTTCCCCTGGCATGCTGTTCGATTTCTGGTATTCAACAAACTGCACGGGTTTGTGGTGTTGGGGGCGGTTTTTTTGGTCGTAACCGGAACCGAAGCGCTATATGCGGATATGGGCCACTTTGGCACTCGGCCAATTCGGCTGACATGGTTTGTTCTTGTTTTTCCCGCTCTGGTTTTGAATTATTTCGGGCAGGGGGCGCTGTTGCTGGGTCATCCCGAAGTAGCGGCTCATCCGTTTTACGCTATGATTCCTTCATGGGCCATGATTCCAACGGTGTTATTAGCCACGCTGGCCACCATAATTGCATCTCAAGCTGTTATCAGCGGTGCCTTTTCCCTAACCCGCCAAGCGATCCAACTGGGATACCTGCCGCGCTTGAACATCAGACATACCTCAGCAACTCAAATTGGACAGATATACGTGGCCCCTGTAAATTGGATGCTCATGATCTCTACCGTCGCGTTGGTCACAGGCTTTCAATCCTCTAGCAAACTCGCCGCCGCCTACGGGGTGGCAGTCACATCCACTATGCTCATTACCACGACGCTTTTTTTTATTGTGGCTTACAGACAATGGAAGTGGCCTCTGGTTTGGACGGTTCCGCTGACTGCTCTCTTTTTCATAGTGGATGTCCCGTTTTTTGTCGCTAATCTCAGCAAAATCCTTCACGGAGCCTGGTTTCCGTTAGTTATCGGCGCGGCCTTTTTCACACTGATGCTCACTTGGTCTAAAGGACGTCGCATCCTGGCAAGAAAGTTGCGCGAGATCATGCCACCGATTCATCAATTCATCGTCGATCTGGCAAGCCTTCCACCAAAAAAAATTGTTGGGGATGCCGTCTTTTTAGCCGGCAGTCCCAGTGCCACACCTGTTGCCCTGGCAAAGAACGTCAAGCACAACAAGGTCGTGCACAGTCGAACGATTTTACTTCATTTTCGGGTGGAAAATGTTCCACGGGTTCCTAGTTTTGAAAAAATCCAGACTGAAAAATTGAGCGTAGGATTTCATCGCATTGTGGCCCGTTATGGATTCATGGAAGATCCGAATTTGGACAGTGTGCTTAGCTTGGCACGAGAGCAGGGTTTAGATCTAAATCTGGAAACCACGAGTTTTTACATCGGCCGTGAAAAACTGATCATTGCGGATACATCCGCCATGGCTCACTGGCGTGCATCTCTTTTTATTTTTATGTCCCGCAATGCCGCTGATGCCACCTCATTTTTCAGTATTCCAGAAGACCACGTGATTGAGGTTGGCGCTCAGCTGGAGATATGA
- a CDS encoding carbon-nitrogen hydrolase family protein has product MEKKSFRIAAVQASPVFMDRDATVAKACSLIKEIGDNGAKLAVFPEVFIPTYPDWIWLVPAGQIVLNQQLYGELVDQAVTIPGPTTDRLGQAAKEAGIYLSIGVNERNESASRGSLFNTNILIGPDGNIIGYHQKLVPTVSERTVWAYGDPSTLDVYDTNIGKIGGLICHENYMPLVRYSLYGRGIELYVAPTYDEGEAWQSTLRHIGREGRVYVVGCCMVLKKRDILERMPQLEPYYKEAGDWINTGNSMIADPEGNILAGPLSKEEGILYADVDLNNIRGTKWNLDVAGHYARPDAFQLTIRTAPNPIVRVDSEFSGLPVDRVEENKPINVGSGEGGSSS; this is encoded by the coding sequence ATGGAAAAAAAATCATTTAGGATTGCAGCCGTGCAAGCATCTCCAGTATTCATGGATCGCGATGCAACCGTTGCCAAGGCGTGTTCTCTGATTAAGGAAATCGGTGATAATGGTGCCAAGTTAGCTGTTTTCCCCGAAGTTTTCATCCCAACCTACCCTGACTGGATATGGCTTGTTCCAGCCGGCCAGATCGTATTAAATCAGCAGCTTTATGGAGAGCTTGTAGATCAGGCCGTCACCATACCGGGCCCGACAACAGACAGGTTGGGCCAGGCCGCGAAAGAGGCAGGGATATACTTGTCCATCGGTGTTAATGAACGAAATGAGAGTGCGAGCAGAGGAAGTTTGTTCAATACGAATATCCTAATTGGACCGGATGGAAATATTATAGGTTACCATCAGAAACTCGTACCTACGGTGTCCGAGCGAACCGTTTGGGCATATGGAGATCCAAGTACTCTCGATGTATATGATACAAATATTGGCAAAATAGGAGGGCTGATTTGCCACGAGAACTACATGCCTTTAGTCCGATACAGCCTCTACGGTAGGGGTATTGAACTCTACGTGGCACCAACATACGATGAAGGGGAGGCTTGGCAATCCACGCTTCGCCACATTGGAAGGGAAGGCCGGGTTTATGTTGTCGGATGTTGTATGGTTCTAAAAAAAAGAGATATCCTCGAGCGCATGCCACAACTCGAGCCATACTACAAAGAAGCCGGTGACTGGATAAACACGGGCAACAGCATGATTGCCGATCCTGAAGGAAATATTCTGGCCGGCCCATTGAGCAAAGAGGAAGGAATTTTATATGCCGATGTGGATTTAAACAATATCCGGGGCACGAAGTGGAATTTGGATGTAGCCGGCCATTATGCCAGGCCCGATGCATTTCAACTGACCATTCGGACTGCTCCGAACCCAATCGTTCGCGTTGACAGCGAATTTTCAGGTTTACCAGTAGACCGTGTGGAAGAGAACAAGCCGATCAATGTGGGCTCGGGTGAGGGAGGCTCTTCAAGTTGA